The Streptomyces kanamyceticus genome window below encodes:
- the pyk gene encoding pyruvate kinase: protein MRRSKIVCTLGPAVDSEEQLVSLIEAGMNVARFNFSHGTHAEHQGRYDRVRSAATKTGRAVGVLADLQGPKIRLETFAEGPVELVRGDEFTITTEDVPGDKSICGTTYKGLPGDVSKGDQVLINDGNVELRVVEVDGPRVKTIVVEGGVISDHKGINLPGAAVNVPALSEKDIEDLRFALKMGCDMVALSFVRDADDVKDVHKVMDEEGRRVPVIAKVEKPQAVANMEGVVAAFDAVMVARGDLAVEYPLEKVPMVQKRLVEMCRRNAKPVIVATQMMESMITNSRPTRAEASDVANAILDGADAVMLSAESSVGAYPIETVKTMSKIVKAAEEELLAKGLQPLVPGKKPRTQGGSVARAACEIADFLDGKALVAFTQSGDTARRLSRYRAAQPILAFTTDESTRNQLTLSWGVDTYVVPHVDNTDAMVELVDAELIKLNRFNDGDTVVITAGSPPGVPGTTNMVRVHHLGGGDRD from the coding sequence ATGCGCCGTTCCAAAATCGTCTGCACGCTGGGCCCCGCCGTCGACTCCGAAGAGCAGCTCGTCTCGCTGATCGAAGCCGGTATGAATGTGGCCCGCTTCAACTTCAGCCACGGCACCCACGCCGAGCACCAGGGGCGGTACGACCGCGTCCGCTCGGCCGCCACGAAGACCGGCCGTGCCGTCGGCGTCCTCGCCGACCTCCAGGGGCCGAAGATCCGTCTGGAGACCTTCGCCGAGGGACCCGTCGAGCTGGTGCGCGGTGACGAGTTCACCATCACCACCGAGGACGTCCCCGGTGACAAGTCGATCTGCGGCACCACCTACAAGGGCCTGCCGGGCGACGTCTCCAAGGGCGACCAGGTCCTGATCAACGACGGCAACGTCGAGCTGCGCGTGGTCGAGGTGGACGGACCGCGCGTGAAGACGATCGTCGTCGAGGGCGGTGTCATCTCCGACCACAAGGGCATCAACCTGCCCGGCGCGGCCGTGAACGTGCCCGCCCTGTCCGAGAAGGACATCGAAGACCTGCGCTTCGCCCTGAAGATGGGCTGCGACATGGTCGCCCTGTCCTTCGTGCGCGACGCCGACGACGTCAAGGACGTCCACAAGGTGATGGACGAGGAGGGCCGCCGGGTCCCCGTCATCGCCAAGGTGGAGAAGCCGCAGGCCGTCGCCAACATGGAGGGCGTCGTCGCGGCGTTCGACGCGGTCATGGTGGCCCGTGGCGACCTGGCCGTCGAGTACCCGCTCGAGAAGGTCCCGATGGTGCAGAAGCGCCTCGTGGAGATGTGCCGCCGCAACGCCAAGCCGGTGATCGTCGCGACCCAGATGATGGAGTCGATGATCACCAACTCGCGCCCCACGCGCGCCGAGGCGTCCGACGTCGCCAACGCGATCCTGGACGGCGCGGACGCGGTCATGCTGTCGGCCGAGTCGAGCGTCGGGGCGTACCCGATCGAGACCGTCAAGACGATGTCGAAGATCGTCAAGGCGGCCGAGGAGGAGCTGCTCGCCAAGGGCCTGCAGCCGCTCGTGCCCGGCAAGAAGCCGCGTACGCAGGGTGGTTCGGTGGCCCGTGCCGCGTGCGAGATCGCGGACTTCCTCGACGGCAAGGCGCTGGTCGCCTTCACGCAGTCCGGTGACACGGCCCGCCGCCTGTCCCGCTACCGCGCGGCCCAGCCGATCCTGGCCTTCACCACCGACGAGTCGACCCGCAACCAGCTCACGCTGAGCTGGGGCGTGGACACCTACGTCGTGCCGCACGTCGACAACACCGACGCGATGGTCGAGCTCGTCGACGCCGAGCTGATCAAGCTCAACCGCTTCAACGACGGTGACACCGTCGTCATCACCGCGGGGTCGCCCCCTGGCGTCCCCGGCACCACCAACATGGTCCGGGTGCACCACCTGGGCGGCGGCGACCGCGACTGA
- a CDS encoding DUF6114 domain-containing protein, which produces MSAEAQVGLGDKLGRMRRSFRGWRGQRPFWGGLLTLLGGIPIMYFPYANLTLGTMTIRMATTAGAGSLIIGVLLVVLGLTMWFQPLSRVFAGVAAILLALVSLVVSNFGGFVVGFLLAMIGGALGVSWADARPAGEPAKRAAAGSGDPADDGAPEPAVSAAAGGASGELDDLSGTSPTNGTNGRRRAG; this is translated from the coding sequence ATGAGCGCCGAAGCGCAAGTGGGACTGGGCGACAAGCTCGGCCGGATGCGCCGATCGTTCCGAGGGTGGCGCGGTCAGCGCCCGTTCTGGGGTGGTCTGCTGACACTTCTCGGCGGCATCCCGATCATGTACTTCCCGTACGCGAACCTCACGCTCGGCACGATGACGATCCGGATGGCGACCACCGCCGGTGCCGGATCGCTGATCATCGGCGTGCTGTTGGTCGTGCTCGGCCTGACCATGTGGTTCCAGCCGCTCTCCCGGGTCTTCGCGGGTGTCGCGGCGATCCTGCTCGCCCTGGTCTCCCTCGTCGTCTCCAACTTCGGCGGCTTCGTCGTCGGCTTCCTGCTCGCCATGATCGGCGGCGCCCTCGGCGTCTCCTGGGCGGACGCGCGGCCTGCCGGTGAGCCCGCGAAGCGAGCGGCCGCGGGGTCCGGCGACCCCGCGGACGACGGGGCTCCCGAGCCCGCCGTCTCGGCGGCCGCGGGCGGGGCGAGCGGTGAACTGGACGATCTGTCAGGAACGAGCCCGACAAACGGGACGAACGGGAGGCGCCGTGCCGGCTGA
- a CDS encoding DUF6230 family protein — protein MESVARGGTRWKRFAVVMVPSVAATAAIGVALSQGALAASFSVSGQQFKVTADTLDGEGFVQYGALDSGKSGNHPVSVVGIEEAKITNLCQSVVVPVPVFGDVSMTLRAGGKGNDRVEAKKLYIDADSMKVAKPTFNNVDIGVSVDRTTKGPGPAKGDKYAPDSFAQQAESVHFEGVKQRAWATTAGTFKLSGLGMSVKKGKHECY, from the coding sequence ATGGAATCCGTGGCTCGTGGCGGAACCAGATGGAAGCGGTTCGCCGTAGTCATGGTGCCGAGCGTCGCGGCGACTGCCGCGATAGGCGTGGCCCTGTCCCAGGGTGCGCTCGCGGCATCGTTCAGTGTGTCCGGTCAGCAGTTCAAGGTGACGGCTGACACGCTCGACGGCGAGGGGTTCGTCCAGTACGGCGCCCTCGACAGCGGGAAGTCGGGCAACCACCCGGTGTCCGTCGTCGGCATCGAAGAAGCCAAGATCACCAACCTCTGCCAGTCCGTGGTCGTGCCGGTGCCGGTCTTCGGCGACGTGTCGATGACGCTCAGGGCCGGTGGCAAGGGCAACGACCGCGTCGAGGCCAAGAAGCTCTACATCGACGCCGACAGCATGAAGGTCGCCAAGCCGACCTTCAACAACGTCGACATCGGTGTCTCGGTCGACCGGACGACCAAGGGGCCGGGTCCGGCCAAGGGCGACAAGTACGCCCCGGACTCGTTCGCGCAGCAGGCCGAGTCGGTGCACTTCGAGGGTGTCAAGCAGCGCGCGTGGGCGACCACCGCGGGCACCTTCAAGCTCTCCGGCCTCGGCATGTCGGTCAAGAAGGGCAAGCACGAGTGCTACTAG
- a CDS encoding tetratricopeptide repeat protein produces MQPRNMSMSGVVDLAAVKAAQEAKAKAEQARAEAARQGGGAPGAVSPASLVIDVDEAGFEHEVLQRSAEVPVVIDFWAEWCEPCKQLSPLLERLAQEYGGRFLLAKIDVDANQMLMQQFGVQGIPAVFAVVAGQALPLFQGAAPEAQIRQTLDQLIQVGEERFGLTGLVVDPEAEGQQAPEPAEVPAGPYDALLEAAVRALDAGDLAGAVQAYKNVLSDDPGNTEAKLGLAQAELLQRVQGLDPQQVRKDAADRPADVEAQIAAADLDLVGGHVEDAFGRLIDAVKRTAGDDRDAARVRLLELFEVVGSDDPRVTTARTALARVLF; encoded by the coding sequence ATGCAGCCACGGAACATGTCCATGAGTGGAGTCGTCGACCTCGCCGCGGTGAAGGCGGCCCAGGAAGCCAAGGCGAAGGCGGAGCAGGCGCGCGCCGAAGCGGCCAGGCAGGGCGGCGGTGCCCCGGGCGCCGTCTCGCCCGCGAGCCTCGTCATCGATGTCGACGAGGCGGGTTTTGAGCACGAGGTCCTGCAGCGTTCCGCCGAGGTCCCGGTCGTCATCGACTTCTGGGCCGAGTGGTGCGAACCGTGCAAGCAGCTGAGCCCCCTTCTGGAGCGCCTCGCGCAGGAGTACGGCGGCCGCTTCCTTCTTGCCAAGATCGATGTCGACGCCAACCAGATGCTGATGCAGCAGTTCGGGGTCCAGGGGATTCCGGCCGTCTTCGCGGTGGTGGCGGGACAGGCCCTGCCCCTCTTCCAGGGCGCGGCCCCCGAGGCGCAGATCCGCCAGACCCTGGATCAGCTGATCCAGGTCGGCGAGGAGCGCTTCGGCCTGACCGGCCTGGTGGTGGACCCGGAGGCCGAGGGCCAGCAGGCCCCCGAGCCGGCCGAGGTGCCCGCCGGTCCTTACGACGCCCTGCTCGAAGCGGCCGTGCGGGCGCTGGACGCGGGCGATCTGGCCGGTGCCGTCCAGGCGTACAAGAACGTACTCAGTGACGACCCGGGCAACACGGAGGCCAAGCTCGGTCTCGCCCAGGCCGAACTGCTCCAGCGCGTCCAGGGTCTCGACCCGCAGCAGGTCCGCAAGGACGCGGCCGACCGCCCCGCGGACGTCGAGGCGCAGATCGCCGCGGCCGACCTGGATCTGGTCGGCGGCCATGTCGAGGACGCCTTCGGGCGCCTCATCGACGCGGTCAAGCGCACGGCGGGCGACGACAGGGACGCCGCGCGGGTGCGCCTGCTCGAACTCTTCGAAGTGGTGGGCTCGGACGACCCCCGGGTGACGACGGCGCGTACGGCGCTCGCGCGCGTGCTCTTCTGA
- a CDS encoding TetR/AcrR family transcriptional regulator: protein MQSRITPPARTGGRPRSAAADAAILEATRQGLVELGWSKLTLSDVATRAGVAKTTLYRRWAGKSELVVDAVAELFDELELPDRGSLAADIEGVVLQFALLLGRPETKTALMAVVAESTTDAPLRERIRTSIVDRQKRLVLAGRARAQERGELPTESDPVSAARTADLIFDVIAGAVVHRALVSGEPVDEEWAHRFTLLLLGGLAAAAQT, encoded by the coding sequence ATGCAGAGCCGCATCACACCTCCCGCCCGCACCGGAGGCCGTCCGCGCAGCGCGGCGGCCGACGCCGCGATCCTGGAGGCGACCCGCCAGGGCCTGGTCGAGCTCGGCTGGTCCAAGCTGACCCTGAGCGACGTCGCCACGCGCGCGGGCGTCGCCAAGACCACCCTGTACCGGCGCTGGGCGGGCAAGAGCGAACTGGTCGTGGACGCGGTCGCGGAACTCTTCGACGAACTGGAACTGCCGGACAGGGGCAGCCTCGCCGCGGACATCGAGGGCGTCGTCCTGCAGTTCGCGCTGCTGCTCGGGCGGCCCGAGACCAAGACGGCGCTGATGGCGGTGGTCGCGGAGTCGACGACGGACGCACCACTGCGGGAACGAATCCGCACGTCCATCGTCGACCGCCAAAAACGCCTGGTCCTGGCCGGACGGGCGCGGGCCCAGGAACGGGGCGAACTCCCCACGGAGTCCGACCCGGTCTCCGCCGCCCGCACGGCCGACCTGATCTTCGACGTGATCGCGGGCGCGGTGGTCCACCGGGCGCTGGTGAGCGGTGAGCCGGTGGACGAGGAGTGGGCCCACCGCTTCACCCTGCTCCTACTGGGCGGCTTGGCAGCGGCGGCACAAACCTGA